Proteins from a genomic interval of Kitasatospora kifunensis:
- a CDS encoding type 2 lanthipeptide synthetase LanM family protein has protein sequence MTEAGTADSVAQQERSWWVRGMALTERLCGGPPSGQNGGSPGPAERANRRLSRWRADFAQPGLFAARLGAVGLDEPGLCALLAEAPEALAARLERPAWAEAVERVLAAAPARLRGGPPEFTWDEGFSTILAPFTDEATDRLIGAADEAGLAAIADLRAVRDCFRAQLSGRLVHLARRTLVLEVNVLRVSDRLVGDTPGRRFADFVRRTGERAGLTALVTEYPVLARLLAQRAEHAVAAWRELLERFEADRAELVATLLGGHDPGALIEIDLGAGDSHDGGRAVALLRFESGVRLVYKPRPPAVHGHFNGVLRWLNDRLPNLDLRVLGLLERPDYGWLEFAAAAPCAWAAQLDSFYYRTGALLALLHALGGTDVHYENLIACVDQPVLVDLETLFHPALVLPGTVGSDPALHALHSSVYRIALLPHLRVGERGVLDVSGLGGDRGSPLPVDAVGWQAPGTDEMLLVRAPTMFRGADNRPRLNGTDADPGTFTEPLLAGFRAGYETISTHRGELTGPDGLLATFAGDRIRVVARDTQRYATLLDESTHPDVLRDALDRDRLLDLLWRESAQDPARWPLVGAELAQLWAGDIPLLTTLPSALRPTIGGVTVAAAFAESGLERVTAQLHAMSRTDRYDQEWIIRASLATRGDGEAHRTGRPLSGRQEGTVPDPERLLAAACGIADQILAGAHDDGRRANWLALEPIEDRHWAVMPQGAGLANGYCGTALFLAQLADLTGIERYAAVARRALRPVPEVLAALAADPEHLAAVGCGGFEGLGGIAYALSQLSGLLDAPEIGGWTEQAVLLTARTVEAAVGADAVRDASAAGDAGERGRAVEEARYGDENGVLTGLAGCLAAMVAVHRVSGLPQALGTADSCARHLAALPAQACAPGGFANGRAGVGWALTRFAAAGGGEEYASLGLRQLERAIASHSVVGPAIVGRPGVGRPGAGRPTASQPPAARQLEGRAAGGAPPRSAAGWCTGAAGLALAIADGRAAAPPPGLAAFVERTVAAVADQGALPNHSLCHGELGLLELLLTAGPDGRTMAGPAVARAGALLASLDRFGPQCGTPNQVSSPGLLNGLAGIGHGLLRLGFGARIPSVLLLQSPPV, from the coding sequence ATGACCGAGGCGGGGACGGCCGACAGTGTGGCGCAGCAGGAGAGATCCTGGTGGGTGCGGGGAATGGCACTCACCGAACGGCTGTGCGGTGGGCCGCCGTCCGGGCAGAACGGCGGGTCGCCCGGGCCGGCGGAGCGGGCGAACCGGCGGCTGAGCCGGTGGCGCGCGGACTTCGCCCAACCGGGCCTGTTCGCCGCCCGACTCGGCGCGGTGGGCCTCGACGAGCCGGGACTGTGCGCCCTGCTCGCCGAGGCCCCCGAGGCCCTGGCCGCCCGGCTCGAACGCCCGGCCTGGGCCGAGGCGGTGGAGCGGGTGCTCGCCGCGGCTCCGGCCCGACTGCGGGGCGGGCCGCCCGAGTTCACCTGGGACGAGGGCTTCAGCACGATCCTCGCCCCGTTCACCGACGAGGCCACCGACCGACTGATCGGCGCCGCGGACGAGGCGGGCCTGGCGGCGATCGCCGACCTGCGGGCCGTCCGGGACTGCTTCCGTGCTCAGCTGAGCGGCCGGCTGGTCCACCTGGCCCGGCGCACCCTGGTGCTCGAGGTCAACGTTCTGCGGGTCAGCGACCGGCTGGTGGGCGACACCCCGGGGCGGCGGTTCGCCGACTTCGTGCGCCGCACGGGTGAGCGCGCCGGGCTGACCGCGCTGGTCACCGAATACCCCGTGCTGGCTCGCCTGCTGGCGCAGCGCGCCGAACACGCCGTCGCGGCCTGGCGCGAGCTGCTCGAGCGGTTCGAGGCCGACCGGGCCGAGCTGGTGGCCACCCTGCTGGGCGGGCACGACCCCGGGGCGCTGATCGAGATCGACCTGGGCGCCGGCGACAGCCACGACGGCGGACGGGCGGTGGCGCTGCTGCGGTTCGAGTCTGGGGTCCGGCTGGTCTACAAGCCCCGGCCGCCGGCCGTGCACGGGCACTTCAACGGCGTGCTGCGTTGGCTCAACGACCGACTGCCGAACCTCGACCTGCGGGTGCTGGGCCTGCTGGAGCGCCCCGACTACGGCTGGCTGGAGTTCGCCGCCGCCGCGCCGTGCGCCTGGGCCGCCCAACTGGACAGCTTCTACTACCGCACCGGCGCGCTGCTCGCGCTGCTGCACGCGCTGGGCGGCACCGACGTCCACTACGAGAACCTGATCGCCTGCGTGGACCAGCCGGTGCTGGTCGACCTGGAGACGCTCTTCCACCCCGCGCTCGTGCTGCCGGGCACGGTCGGCAGCGACCCGGCGCTGCACGCCCTGCACAGCTCGGTCTACCGGATCGCGCTCCTGCCGCACCTGCGGGTCGGCGAGCGGGGCGTGTTGGACGTCTCCGGGCTCGGCGGCGACCGGGGCAGCCCGCTGCCGGTCGACGCGGTGGGCTGGCAGGCGCCCGGCACCGACGAGATGCTGCTGGTCCGGGCCCCGACGATGTTCCGCGGCGCCGACAACCGGCCCCGCCTGAACGGTACGGACGCCGACCCCGGCACCTTCACCGAGCCGCTGCTGGCCGGGTTCCGGGCCGGCTACGAGACGATCAGCACCCACCGCGGTGAACTGACCGGCCCCGACGGCCTGCTGGCGACCTTCGCCGGTGACCGGATCCGGGTGGTGGCCCGCGACACCCAGCGCTACGCCACCCTGCTGGACGAGTCGACCCACCCCGACGTGCTGCGCGACGCGCTGGACCGGGACCGGCTGCTGGACCTGCTGTGGCGGGAGTCGGCCCAGGACCCGGCCCGCTGGCCGTTGGTCGGCGCCGAGTTGGCCCAGCTGTGGGCGGGCGACATCCCGCTGCTGACCACTCTCCCCAGCGCGCTGCGACCTACGATCGGCGGGGTCACCGTGGCCGCCGCGTTCGCCGAGAGCGGCCTGGAGCGGGTGACCGCCCAGCTCCACGCGATGAGCCGGACCGACCGCTACGACCAGGAGTGGATCATCCGCGCCTCGCTGGCCACCCGCGGCGACGGCGAGGCCCACCGCACCGGCAGGCCGCTGAGCGGCCGTCAGGAGGGCACCGTTCCGGACCCCGAGCGGCTGCTGGCCGCGGCCTGCGGCATCGCCGACCAGATCCTGGCCGGGGCGCACGACGACGGCCGCCGGGCCAACTGGCTGGCGCTGGAGCCGATCGAGGACCGGCACTGGGCGGTGATGCCGCAGGGCGCGGGCCTGGCCAACGGCTACTGCGGCACGGCGCTCTTCCTGGCCCAGCTCGCCGACCTGACCGGGATCGAGCGGTACGCCGCCGTGGCCCGGCGCGCGCTGCGCCCGGTGCCCGAGGTGCTGGCCGCGCTGGCCGCCGACCCGGAGCACCTGGCGGCCGTCGGCTGCGGCGGCTTCGAGGGCCTGGGCGGCATCGCCTACGCCCTCAGCCAGCTGTCCGGGCTGCTGGACGCCCCCGAGATCGGCGGCTGGACCGAGCAGGCCGTGCTGCTGACGGCCCGTACGGTCGAGGCGGCCGTGGGCGCGGACGCGGTCAGGGACGCGTCCGCCGCCGGGGATGCGGGCGAGCGGGGGAGAGCGGTCGAGGAGGCCCGGTACGGCGACGAGAACGGCGTGCTGACCGGGCTCGCGGGCTGCCTGGCGGCCATGGTCGCGGTGCACCGGGTCAGCGGACTGCCGCAGGCGCTCGGCACGGCGGACAGCTGCGCCCGGCACCTGGCCGCGCTGCCCGCGCAGGCCTGCGCCCCGGGCGGCTTCGCCAACGGCCGGGCCGGTGTGGGGTGGGCGTTGACGCGGTTCGCGGCGGCCGGCGGTGGCGAGGAGTACGCGAGCCTGGGCCTGCGGCAGTTGGAGCGGGCGATCGCGTCCCACTCGGTGGTCGGTCCTGCGATCGTGGGCCGTCCAGGCGTGGGGCGTCCCGGTGCCGGCCGTCCCACCGCCTCGCAACCGCCCGCCGCCCGCCAGTTGGAGGGCCGTGCCGCAGGCGGGGCACCGCCCCGGTCGGCCGCCGGTTGGTGCACCGGGGCGGCCGGGCTGGCACTGGCCATCGCCGACGGCAGGGCCGCTGCCCCGCCCCCCGGGCTGGCCGCCTTCGTCGAGCGCACCGTCGCCGCCGTGGCGGACCAGGGCGCACTGCCCAACCACAGCCTGTGCCACGGCGAACTGGGCCTGCTCGAACTGCTGCTGACCGCGGGACCGGACGGCCGCACCATGGCCGGCCCCGCCGTCGCCCGAGCCGGCGCGCTGCTGGCCTCGCTCGACCGCTTCGGTCCGCAGTGCGGCACGCCCAATCAGGTCAGCAGCCCCGGTCTGCTCAACGGCCTGGCCGGGATCGGCCACGGGCTGCTCCGGCTCGGTTTCGGTGCCCGGATACCCTCGGTGCTACTGCTGCAGTCGCCGCCTGTTTGA
- a CDS encoding helix-turn-helix transcriptional regulator, translating into MLTTSPVLVGRDEELALVEAGLRAARQGAGSAVFLLGDAGIGKSRLASECAFRAVASGLAVLRGRSSATGAAMPFRPIAEALLSLFRVGGPPQDPELAPYRSALGGLVPEWRGATPPDGSTSLVETAEAVLRLLAAVSREPSSRQEQGCLLVIEDLHDADAETLSVIEYLVDNLAGLPVFLLVTLRPGAGPGDDLVRAAGRRRSAVLAELRPLTPDQVRLVAESCLGAGAGQLPQPVTDKLVQDSEGNPFVVEELLSGMVAANVLRGGADGWRVNGDLTIDVPATVVHSVAQRVGRLSPVGRELLHSAAVLGRRFALPVLKLVTGLDDRSLLVHLRAGIDAQLISPSGPVADWYEFRHALTTEALLADLLPGERAAIAARAADAVEQAYPGLPGDWCQQVAVLRLAAGDTRGAALLFAQAGQAALRDGAVTSAVSLLEHAHTLMAEAGPSEDAGSVLERLIYTLVETGRLDRALRLAETLPLTGPGALDDARAAALHTRLAWGAVSALRHEEAAARVALVRGLLGRFDSSSITPALDVVEANLVLTGIGEPGGLLGGSAGGSPGDSQGGGAGAGVGVGAGREAGGDRTSQAELLARRAADDAERAGLPEVACQALQFLALLERRHGFDRADACLERLLALATEHGLTTWRLDALLRLGANEFMRNGTSEQLARAHRAAVELGAIVLGHTAEATMASQAVFRGEYATARALTDRCAGATARLRHVDNHQYVLLTRAALAAHQGRRREMEQELAEFYRWDGNRSLKMPLVFGHCRAMCSLLEEDRVQALVELDNARAWEDENPTVFYFNGRYGLGPLLQVLTRRTTEAEHELVLADPGTGLLWNRQFERLAYAVHQGRAGRGEAAMRAVAQAREASAPFLMARHLGLRLVAEAALADGWGDPVPWLRTAEEYFHGAGVPAVASACRDLLRRAGATVPQRRSGSDRVPPELRRQGLTAREYEVLLLLGPRLGNQEIAGRLYISPRTVEKHVASLLTKTGQAHRAALCDYAARFGSVDSDPSGAG; encoded by the coding sequence ATGCTGACCACATCGCCCGTGCTGGTCGGGCGCGATGAGGAGCTCGCGCTCGTCGAGGCCGGGCTGCGCGCTGCCCGCCAGGGGGCGGGCAGCGCGGTCTTCCTGCTCGGGGACGCGGGGATCGGCAAGTCGCGGCTCGCCTCCGAGTGCGCGTTCCGCGCGGTGGCGAGCGGCCTGGCGGTGCTGCGCGGGCGCAGCAGCGCCACCGGTGCCGCCATGCCGTTCCGTCCGATCGCCGAGGCCCTGCTCTCGCTGTTCCGCGTCGGTGGCCCGCCGCAGGACCCCGAACTGGCGCCCTACCGCTCCGCGCTGGGTGGCCTGGTGCCCGAGTGGCGCGGCGCCACCCCGCCCGACGGGAGCACCTCGCTGGTCGAGACGGCCGAGGCGGTCCTGCGGCTGCTGGCCGCCGTCAGCCGCGAGCCGAGCTCACGGCAGGAGCAGGGCTGCCTGCTGGTGATCGAGGACCTGCACGACGCGGACGCCGAGACCCTCTCGGTGATCGAGTACCTGGTCGACAACCTCGCCGGGCTACCGGTCTTCCTGCTGGTCACGCTGCGCCCGGGAGCGGGGCCGGGCGATGACCTGGTCCGCGCGGCCGGGCGGCGGCGCAGCGCGGTGCTGGCCGAGCTGCGGCCGCTGACGCCCGATCAGGTGCGGCTGGTGGCCGAGTCCTGCCTGGGCGCCGGGGCGGGGCAGCTACCGCAGCCGGTGACCGACAAGCTGGTCCAGGACTCCGAGGGCAACCCGTTCGTGGTCGAGGAGTTGCTCAGCGGCATGGTGGCGGCCAACGTGCTGCGCGGTGGCGCGGACGGCTGGCGGGTCAACGGCGACCTGACCATCGACGTGCCGGCCACCGTGGTGCACAGCGTCGCCCAGCGGGTGGGCCGGCTCAGCCCGGTGGGCCGCGAACTGCTGCACTCCGCCGCCGTGTTGGGCCGGCGGTTCGCCCTGCCGGTGCTCAAGCTGGTGACCGGCCTGGACGACCGCAGCCTGCTGGTCCACCTGCGGGCCGGCATCGACGCCCAACTGATCTCGCCCAGCGGCCCGGTGGCCGACTGGTACGAGTTCCGGCACGCCCTGACCACCGAGGCCCTGCTGGCCGACCTGCTGCCCGGTGAGCGCGCCGCCATCGCGGCCCGGGCCGCGGACGCGGTCGAGCAGGCCTATCCCGGACTGCCCGGCGACTGGTGCCAACAGGTGGCCGTGCTGCGGCTGGCCGCCGGCGACACCCGCGGTGCCGCCCTGCTCTTCGCCCAGGCCGGCCAGGCCGCGCTCCGGGACGGTGCGGTGACCTCGGCGGTCTCGCTGCTGGAACACGCCCACACGCTGATGGCCGAGGCGGGACCGAGCGAGGACGCCGGCTCGGTGCTGGAGCGCCTGATCTACACCCTGGTGGAGACCGGCCGCCTGGACCGGGCCCTGCGGTTGGCCGAGACCCTTCCGCTGACCGGCCCCGGCGCGCTCGACGACGCCCGCGCCGCCGCCCTGCACACCCGGCTCGCCTGGGGCGCGGTCTCGGCACTGCGCCACGAGGAGGCCGCTGCCCGGGTCGCGCTGGTGCGGGGCCTGCTCGGCCGCTTCGACAGCAGCTCGATCACCCCGGCGCTCGACGTGGTGGAGGCCAACCTGGTGCTCACCGGGATCGGCGAGCCGGGCGGCCTCCTGGGTGGCTCGGCAGGCGGTTCGCCGGGTGACTCGCAGGGCGGTGGAGCAGGCGCCGGGGTGGGCGTCGGGGCGGGCCGCGAGGCCGGTGGTGACCGGACCAGCCAGGCCGAACTGCTGGCCCGCCGCGCCGCCGACGACGCCGAGCGCGCCGGGCTGCCGGAAGTGGCCTGCCAGGCCCTGCAGTTCCTCGCGCTGCTGGAGCGGCGGCACGGCTTCGACCGGGCGGACGCCTGCCTGGAGCGGCTGCTCGCGCTGGCCACCGAGCACGGCCTGACCACCTGGCGGCTGGACGCGCTGCTGCGGTTGGGCGCCAACGAGTTCATGCGCAACGGCACCAGCGAGCAGCTGGCCCGCGCCCACCGCGCGGCGGTCGAGCTCGGCGCGATCGTGCTGGGGCACACCGCCGAGGCCACGATGGCCAGTCAGGCCGTCTTCCGTGGCGAGTACGCGACCGCCAGGGCGCTGACCGACCGCTGCGCGGGCGCCACCGCCCGGCTGCGCCACGTCGACAACCACCAGTACGTGCTGCTCACCCGCGCTGCGCTGGCCGCCCACCAGGGCCGGCGCCGCGAAATGGAGCAGGAACTGGCCGAGTTCTACCGCTGGGACGGCAACCGCTCGCTCAAGATGCCGCTGGTCTTCGGCCACTGCCGCGCGATGTGCTCGCTCCTGGAGGAGGACCGCGTGCAGGCGCTGGTCGAGCTGGACAACGCACGCGCCTGGGAGGACGAGAACCCGACCGTCTTCTACTTCAACGGCCGTTACGGCCTGGGCCCACTGTTGCAGGTGCTGACCAGGCGGACCACCGAGGCCGAGCACGAGCTGGTCCTGGCCGACCCGGGCACCGGACTGCTCTGGAACCGGCAGTTCGAACGGCTGGCCTACGCGGTGCACCAGGGCCGGGCGGGCCGCGGGGAGGCGGCGATGCGGGCGGTCGCGCAGGCCCGCGAGGCCTCCGCGCCGTTCCTGATGGCCCGCCACCTGGGCCTGCGGCTGGTGGCCGAGGCCGCGCTGGCGGACGGCTGGGGCGACCCGGTGCCCTGGCTGCGCACGGCGGAGGAGTACTTCCACGGCGCGGGCGTGCCGGCCGTCGCCAGCGCCTGCCGCGACCTGCTGCGGCGCGCCGGCGCCACGGTGCCGCAGCGGCGCTCGGGCTCCGACCGGGTGCCGCCCGAGCTGCGCCGCCAGGGCCTGACGGCCCGTGAGTACGAGGTGCTGCTGCTGCTCGGGCCGCGCCTGGGCAACCAGGAGATCGCCGGGCGGCTGTACATCTCGCCGCGGACGGTGGAGAAGCACGTGGCGAGCCTGCTGACCAAGACCGGCCAGGCCCACCGGGCCGCGCTGTGCGACTACGCGGCGCGGTTCGGCTCGGTGGACTCCGACCCGTCGGGCGCCGGATAG
- a CDS encoding FAD/NAD(P)-binding protein, with amino-acid sequence MNTSIPDHATAPGSDHLPGPTLDAGLDAGLDATLVTADRADSALRPGTPGSAVRRVAVVGAGAAGTLTAAQLLYGAAERQLPLEVWLIDPAETVGAGVAYGTEDLRHLLNVPAGAMSAFPDDPDHFLRWLAAWEPCPASTTGHQPHDFLPRHTYGRYLAHVLHRAVVETAAFGRLHQVRRRVVDAAQLPEGVELTLADGERLTVQAAVLALGLRPPGRHWAPPALREHPAFVADPWAPGALASVPTGGDVLLVGTGLTMADTAITLARPGRVVHAVSRHGLAPYGHRATPAPALTCTDSPAAPAGLTEADGLDDLRRAVLRHLARARRNCGDWRPGIDSLRPLTSTLWQRLSDADRARFLREDLRQWEVHRHRLAPATAAALAELLDRDRLTIAAAEVADAQPAADDAVRVRLSDGRTLTASAVVNCTGAPAELTSSDDALHRALFQRGLATAGPVGLGLATADDGRLRPAARQAPAPLWTLGLLRRGELLESTAMPEIRGQAADLARAVLHALTATEPPSIPIGEQCTPTATMAPPAPLDPAVGAAQPR; translated from the coding sequence ATGAATACCAGCATCCCTGACCATGCGACCGCTCCCGGGTCCGACCATCTGCCTGGTCCGACGCTTGATGCCGGACTTGATGCCGGGCTTGATGCCACGCTTGTTACCGCCGACCGCGCCGACTCCGCCCTGCGCCCCGGGACGCCGGGCTCGGCCGTGCGCCGGGTCGCCGTGGTGGGCGCCGGCGCCGCGGGTACGCTGACCGCCGCGCAGCTGCTGTACGGCGCCGCCGAGCGGCAACTGCCGCTGGAGGTCTGGCTGATCGACCCCGCCGAGACCGTCGGCGCCGGTGTCGCCTACGGCACCGAGGACCTGCGCCACCTGCTCAACGTTCCGGCCGGCGCGATGAGCGCCTTCCCCGACGATCCGGACCACTTCCTGCGTTGGCTGGCCGCCTGGGAGCCCTGTCCGGCTTCGACCACCGGCCATCAGCCGCACGACTTCCTGCCCCGGCACACCTACGGCCGCTATCTCGCCCACGTGCTGCACCGCGCCGTGGTGGAGACCGCCGCCTTCGGCCGCCTGCACCAGGTGCGCCGGCGCGTGGTGGACGCCGCTCAGCTGCCCGAGGGCGTCGAGCTCACCCTGGCCGACGGGGAGCGCCTGACCGTGCAGGCCGCCGTGCTGGCCCTGGGCCTGCGCCCGCCGGGCCGGCACTGGGCGCCGCCCGCACTGCGCGAGCACCCCGCCTTCGTCGCCGACCCGTGGGCACCGGGCGCGCTGGCGTCGGTTCCCACCGGCGGTGACGTGCTGTTGGTCGGCACCGGGCTGACCATGGCCGACACCGCGATCACGCTGGCCCGCCCCGGCCGCGTGGTGCACGCGGTCTCGCGCCACGGCCTGGCCCCGTACGGCCACCGCGCCACGCCCGCACCGGCGTTAACCTGCACGGACTCCCCCGCTGCCCCGGCCGGGCTCACCGAGGCCGATGGGCTGGACGACCTGCGGCGCGCCGTCCTGCGCCACCTGGCCCGCGCCCGCCGCAACTGCGGCGACTGGCGCCCGGGCATCGACAGCCTGCGCCCGCTGACCAGCACCCTGTGGCAGCGCCTGTCCGACGCCGACCGCGCCCGCTTCCTGCGCGAGGACCTGCGCCAGTGGGAGGTGCACCGCCACCGCCTGGCGCCCGCCACCGCCGCCGCCCTCGCCGAGCTGCTCGACCGCGACCGGCTGACCATCGCCGCGGCCGAGGTCGCCGACGCCCAGCCGGCCGCCGACGACGCGGTGCGGGTGCGGCTCAGCGACGGCCGGACGCTCACCGCCAGCGCCGTGGTCAACTGCACCGGCGCGCCGGCCGAACTGACCAGCAGCGACGACGCACTGCACCGTGCCCTGTTCCAGCGCGGCCTGGCCACCGCGGGCCCCGTCGGCCTGGGGCTGGCCACCGCCGACGACGGCCGCCTGCGCCCCGCCGCGCGGCAGGCCCCGGCACCGTTGTGGACGCTGGGCCTGCTGCGGCGCGGCGAGTTGCTGGAGTCCACCGCGATGCCGGAGATCCGCGGGCAGGCCGCCGACCTGGCTCGCGCCGTGCTGCACGCCCTGACCGCCACCGAGCCGCCGTCGATACCGATCGGCGAGCAGTGCACCCCCACGGCCACCATGGCCCCTCCGGCGCCGCTGGACCCGGCCGTCGGCGCTGCCCAACCGCGCTGA
- a CDS encoding HAD family hydrolase yields the protein MIELVIFDCDGVLIDSERLAVKVDAIVLTALGWPMSEAEIVERFVGRSHASMTADIEAHLGRRLPPDWDAEFKPLYDEVFERELTPVTGILQALDAIDLPSCVASSSSHARLRRTLGLTGLYERFAGRIFSAEEVAHGKPAPDLFLHAARQSGVEPSACAVVEDSHFGLAAARAAGMRSFGYCGGLSRAERLAGPGTVVFDDMRDLPELLAAAEDEDWGGDGRGRTGPESYPAPDGSESTEPNRAA from the coding sequence ATGATCGAACTGGTGATCTTCGACTGCGACGGCGTCCTCATCGACAGCGAGCGCCTGGCGGTCAAGGTGGACGCCATCGTCCTGACCGCCCTGGGCTGGCCGATGAGCGAGGCGGAGATCGTCGAGCGGTTCGTCGGCCGCTCGCACGCCTCGATGACCGCCGACATCGAGGCGCACCTGGGTCGCCGTCTGCCGCCCGACTGGGACGCGGAGTTCAAGCCGCTCTACGACGAGGTGTTCGAGCGCGAGCTGACGCCGGTCACCGGCATCCTTCAGGCCCTGGACGCGATCGACCTGCCCAGTTGCGTGGCCTCCAGCAGCAGCCACGCCCGGCTGCGCCGGACCCTGGGGCTGACCGGGCTGTACGAGCGGTTCGCGGGCCGGATCTTCAGCGCCGAGGAGGTGGCGCACGGCAAGCCCGCCCCGGATCTCTTCCTGCACGCGGCCCGGCAGTCGGGGGTGGAGCCGAGCGCCTGCGCGGTGGTCGAGGACAGCCACTTCGGCCTCGCCGCCGCCCGGGCCGCCGGCATGCGCTCCTTCGGCTACTGCGGCGGGCTGAGCCGTGCCGAGCGCCTGGCGGGGCCCGGCACGGTGGTCTTCGACGACATGCGCGACCTGCCGGAGTTGCTGGCCGCGGCCGAGGACGAGGACTGGGGCGGGGACGGTCGGGGCCGGACCGGGCCCGAGTCCTATCCGGCGCCCGACGGGTCGGAGTCCACCGAGCCGAACCGCGCCGCGTAG